From Musa acuminata AAA Group cultivar baxijiao chromosome BXJ3-8, Cavendish_Baxijiao_AAA, whole genome shotgun sequence, one genomic window encodes:
- the LOC135644129 gene encoding protein transport protein sec31-like isoform X2, whose amino-acid sequence MEAKSVSPAGDCAFSAGGYQRVSPDVLPLGNGRKPILRTSNEDDADHSSRNANHSPSEGKSTRARSVSVSAGPSPSRDHQFPRIPAPSDSPTSAAATHSERQPPPSASPKSQSRQHHDAVNGVGSDVILQWGHNKRSRRPRASGDETSAHLRQLLKIPRRSPASSSAAMPPPPCGGSCPRAGHLRTSVPVRDAKKGVEDQSGGPARSEKRSPPAPPDKAPRAAADAPANPSGPKQPPADQESAPVAIAEKLSLDRLEWPKIYLSLSRKEKEDDFLAMKGTKLPQRPKKRAKNIDRTLQYCFPGMWLSDLTRGRYEVREKKCAKKRRRGLKGMESVDSDSE is encoded by the exons ATGGAGGCGAAGAGCGTTTCTCCGGCTGGAGATTGTGCCTTTTCTGCCGGCGG ATACCAGAGAGTAAGCCCGGATGTCCTTCCCCTCGGCAATGGAAGGAAGCCCATCCTGAGGACAAGCAATGAAGACGACGCCGACCACAGTAGCAGAAACGCGAACCACTCTCCTTCCGAAGGCAAATCCACAAGAGCGAGATCGGTGTCGGTTTCGGCCGGCCCATCCCCGTCCCGAGACCACCAGTTCCCTCGCATCCCCGCCCCCTCCGATTCCCCTACCTCCGCGGCGGCTACACACTCCGAGAGGCAACCACCCCCTTCCGCCTCCCCCAAATCTCAGAGCCGGCAGCACCATGACGCCGTCAACGGTGTGGGCAGCGACGTCATCCTGCAGTGGGGACACAACAAGAGGTCCCGCCGGCCGAGAGCGTCAGGCGACGAGACTTCCGCCCACTTGAGGCAGTTGCTCAAGATCCCGCGCAGATCGCCTGCATCGTCGTCGGCGGCGATGCCCCCTCCGCCCTGTGGCGGCTCGTGCCCCAGGGCAGGCCATCTGAGGACGTCTGTCCCCGTCCGCGACGCCAAGAA AGGCGTCGAAGACCAATCGGGCGGCCCAGCTCGATCCGAAAAGCGATCGCCACCTGCCCCGCCGGATAAAGCTCCGAGGGCCGCCGCCGACGCCCCGGCGAATCCGTCTGGGCCGAAGCAGCCGCCGGCGGATCAGGAATCGGCTCCCGTCGCGATCGCGGAGAAGCTGAGCCTGGATCGGCTCGAGTGGCCTAAGATTTACCTTTCCCTCTCGCGCAAGGAGAAGGAGGACGACTTCCTCGCCATGAAGGGCACCAAGCTCCCCCAGCGGCCCAAGAAGAGGGCCAAGAACATCGACAGGACCCTCCAG TATTGTTTTCCAGGAATGTGGCTGTCAGATTTGACGAGAGGACGGTATGAGGTGAGGGAGAAGAAATGCGCGAAGAAG AGGCGGAGGGGGTTGAAGGGGATGGAGAGCGTGGACAGCGACTCTGAGTGA
- the LOC135644129 gene encoding protein transport protein sec31-like isoform X1, with translation MEAKSVSPAGDCAFSAGGYQRVSPDVLPLGNGRKPILRTSNEDDADHSSRNANHSPSEGKSTRARSVSVSAGPSPSRDHQFPRIPAPSDSPTSAAATHSERQPPPSASPKSQSRQHHDAVNGVGSDVILQWGHNKRSRRPRASGDETSAHLRQLLKIPRRSPASSSAAMPPPPCGGSCPRAGHLRTSVPVRDAKKGVEDQSGGPARSEKRSPPAPPDKAPRAAADAPANPSGPKQPPADQESAPVAIAEKLSLDRLEWPKIYLSLSRKEKEDDFLAMKGTKLPQRPKKRAKNIDRTLQYCFPGMWLSDLTRGRYEVREKKCAKKVHSILPHSPPSHFPVTNNLGSSNY, from the exons ATGGAGGCGAAGAGCGTTTCTCCGGCTGGAGATTGTGCCTTTTCTGCCGGCGG ATACCAGAGAGTAAGCCCGGATGTCCTTCCCCTCGGCAATGGAAGGAAGCCCATCCTGAGGACAAGCAATGAAGACGACGCCGACCACAGTAGCAGAAACGCGAACCACTCTCCTTCCGAAGGCAAATCCACAAGAGCGAGATCGGTGTCGGTTTCGGCCGGCCCATCCCCGTCCCGAGACCACCAGTTCCCTCGCATCCCCGCCCCCTCCGATTCCCCTACCTCCGCGGCGGCTACACACTCCGAGAGGCAACCACCCCCTTCCGCCTCCCCCAAATCTCAGAGCCGGCAGCACCATGACGCCGTCAACGGTGTGGGCAGCGACGTCATCCTGCAGTGGGGACACAACAAGAGGTCCCGCCGGCCGAGAGCGTCAGGCGACGAGACTTCCGCCCACTTGAGGCAGTTGCTCAAGATCCCGCGCAGATCGCCTGCATCGTCGTCGGCGGCGATGCCCCCTCCGCCCTGTGGCGGCTCGTGCCCCAGGGCAGGCCATCTGAGGACGTCTGTCCCCGTCCGCGACGCCAAGAA AGGCGTCGAAGACCAATCGGGCGGCCCAGCTCGATCCGAAAAGCGATCGCCACCTGCCCCGCCGGATAAAGCTCCGAGGGCCGCCGCCGACGCCCCGGCGAATCCGTCTGGGCCGAAGCAGCCGCCGGCGGATCAGGAATCGGCTCCCGTCGCGATCGCGGAGAAGCTGAGCCTGGATCGGCTCGAGTGGCCTAAGATTTACCTTTCCCTCTCGCGCAAGGAGAAGGAGGACGACTTCCTCGCCATGAAGGGCACCAAGCTCCCCCAGCGGCCCAAGAAGAGGGCCAAGAACATCGACAGGACCCTCCAG TATTGTTTTCCAGGAATGTGGCTGTCAGATTTGACGAGAGGACGGTATGAGGTGAGGGAGAAGAAATGCGCGAAGAAGGTACACTCAATTCTCCCCCATTCTCCTCCCTCCCATTTCCCCGTCACGAACAATCTTGGCTCTTCCAATTATTAA